A genomic segment from Barrientosiimonas humi encodes:
- a CDS encoding helix-turn-helix domain-containing protein, with protein MILLRRELGDVLREQRQDQGRTLRDVSSSAKVSLGYLSEIERGEKEASSEMLAAISAALGLQLSETLELVSQRVAVAEAIAAPVRLPVGQREHASVVHAA; from the coding sequence ATGATTCTGCTTCGCCGAGAGCTGGGTGACGTGCTGCGCGAGCAGCGTCAGGACCAGGGCCGCACCCTGCGCGACGTGTCGTCGTCGGCCAAGGTGTCCCTCGGCTACCTGAGCGAGATCGAGCGCGGCGAGAAGGAGGCATCCTCCGAGATGCTCGCCGCGATCTCCGCCGCGCTCGGGCTGCAGCTGTCCGAGACGCTTGAGCTGGTGTCGCAGCGCGTCGCCGTGGCCGAGGCCATCGCCGCGCCGGTGCGCCTGCCCGTGGGGCAGCGCGAGCACGCCTCGGTCGTCCACGCCGCCTGA
- a CDS encoding DNA-formamidopyrimidine glycosylase family protein — translation MPEGDAVLLAARRLHRALAGEVLRHAEIRWGDLDATPLQGATTLEVVSVGKHLLHRVDRGVTLHTHLRMEGRWRTSPTARVTAAQRRSPKLRVLLATGQHAALGWQLGMVDLVPTAHEHRVVGHLGPDLLSPGLDEDLAVANLAAQPDRLLAEALLDQRNVAGLGTIFASEPLFLEGLNPWTAVGELSQEQLRGVVRRARRLLRQSVASGRPVSTGDSREPAYVFARRGLPCRRCGGMVRMATVGEPPQQRVLCYCPTCQGGLAAHDDGRPQGRLRPTTTKLRG, via the coding sequence GTGCCCGAAGGTGATGCCGTGCTGCTGGCTGCTCGCCGGCTGCACCGTGCGCTGGCGGGTGAGGTGCTGCGGCACGCCGAGATCCGCTGGGGCGACCTGGACGCCACCCCGCTGCAGGGCGCGACCACGCTCGAGGTCGTGAGCGTCGGCAAGCACCTGCTGCACCGGGTCGACCGCGGCGTCACGCTGCACACCCACCTGCGCATGGAGGGCCGCTGGCGCACCAGTCCGACCGCGAGAGTGACTGCGGCGCAACGGCGTTCGCCGAAGCTGCGGGTGCTGCTGGCGACCGGGCAGCACGCGGCGCTCGGCTGGCAGCTCGGCATGGTCGACCTGGTGCCGACCGCCCACGAGCACCGGGTCGTCGGGCACCTCGGCCCCGACCTGCTCAGCCCCGGCCTCGACGAGGACCTCGCGGTCGCGAACCTGGCCGCCCAGCCCGACCGCCTGCTCGCGGAGGCGCTGCTCGACCAGCGCAACGTCGCCGGGCTCGGCACGATCTTCGCCAGCGAGCCGCTCTTCCTGGAGGGGCTCAACCCGTGGACCGCCGTCGGCGAGCTGTCGCAGGAGCAGCTGCGCGGGGTCGTACGTCGGGCTCGGCGGCTGCTGCGCCAGAGCGTCGCGTCGGGCCGGCCGGTGTCGACCGGGGACAGCCGCGAACCGGCGTACGTCTTCGCCCGGCGCGGCCTGCCCTGTCGCCGGTGCGGAGGGATGGTGCGGATGGCGACGGTCGGCGAGCCGCCGCAGCAGCGGGTGCTGTGCTACTGCCCCACGTGCCAGGGCGGGCTGGCCGCGCACGACGACGGACGACCACAGGGGCGGCTCCGCCCAACCACCACGAAGCTGCGCGGCTGA